Proteins encoded within one genomic window of Neodiprion fabricii isolate iyNeoFabr1 chromosome 6, iyNeoFabr1.1, whole genome shotgun sequence:
- the LOC124185829 gene encoding uncharacterized protein LOC124185829 produces the protein MSAGRSITPYMPSWGLRGGVQTERLRRGTYPRPVSPRDARFTGFPDIPKSLQRMIEPVQDEEGAHRPVAWNLTTVPEQLVQSLGKRKPLNGSSSAMVRALCMWKSVGSILQQVQRSAWAPG, from the exons ATGTCGGCTGGACGCAGCATCACACCTTATATGCCTTCATGGGGCTTGCGAGGAGGCGTGCAAACGGAGCGATTGAGAAGAGGGACGTACCCGAGGCCAGTTTCACCACGAGACGCGAGATTCACCGGATTCCCCGACATACCGAAGAGCTTGCAACGGATGATCGAGCCCGTCCAGGACGAGGAAGGAGCGCATCGTCCAGTAGCGTGGAACCTCACAACTGTACCTGAACAATTGGTGCAGTCGctgggaaaaagaaaaccgcTCAATGGATCGTCTTCCGCGATGGTTCGTGCTCTTTGCATGTGGAAATCAGTGGGTTCGATCCTACAGCAGGTACAAAG gAGCGCGTGGGCACCGGGTTGA
- the LOC124185824 gene encoding adhesive plaque matrix protein-like → MKSYAILALCFAVALGEKKINLEDIERDNLKSEEQSEEENVRPNQLKYNSANPESNAQYQYQSEVRSVGSQPSHEIKYLVQPEAYSQELQAYQQQQQLLAQAPQQFYNPASYQAEAYQSPKIAPQISYQSQVTDGLSYQPEISVGNQIQSYQQKYAAQKFSQGISKGNDYTNQQLLYYATPASAGLGAKSQVQPLLHRLASQAAQNVKLPATYIPSLSQSSKISYQPQTQIKYVYEPQYVQPEKPTYETKETGKFAYVVPQAYSSAQAYSGLTYTPQSPIYTTQPKVAYTQAYYVQPQSTQYYQRPAYTPSLASQGNTLSYTNSQPFYVFPKLAEQLAAQISEQQTSHSIAQSYSKIPQEPRYTLSVPQAPAQNFKSEQITQLRPVFSENLQSNNHIHYSSGPKSLLDSYTPSNVIASHDSERYRERPLRLESGFLPSKGSYAHSYNQKRKAE, encoded by the exons ATG AAATCCTACGCGATCCTAGCTTTATGCTTCGCCGTTGCCCTCGGCGAAAAGAAGATAAACCTCGAAGACATAGAGAGGGACAATCTGAAGTCGGAGGAGCAGTCGGAAGAGGAGAATGTCCGACCAAACCAGCTCAAGTACAACTCGGCGAATCCTGAGAGCAATGCTCAGTATCAGTATCAGAGCGAAGTTCGGTCAGTCGGCAGTCAGCCGTCTCACGAAATTAAATATCTG GTACAACCAGAAGCGTACAGCCAGGAACTGCAAGCTTatcaacaacagcagcagctaTTGGCGCAAGCTCCTCAGCAATTCTACAATCCCGCCAGCTATCAAGCGGAAGCTTACCAATCCCCGAAAATCGCACCTCAAATATCGTACCAGTCTCAAGTGACCGATGGCTTGTCTTACCAGCCCGAGATATCGGTTGGTAACCAGATCCAAAGCTACCAGCAAAAATACGCGGCGCAGAAATTTTCCCAGGGAATTAGCAAAG GCAACGATTACACGAATCAGCAGCTGCTTTACTACGCAACTCCCGCAAGCGCTGGATTGGGCGCCAAGAGTCAAGTGCAACCGCTTCTTCATCGCCTCGCGTCGCAAGCCGCACAAAACGTGAAACTGCCCGCCACCTACATTCCGTCATTGAGCCAATCGTCGAAAATCTCGTACCAGCCGCAAACGCAAATTAAATACGTCTACGAACCGCAGTATGTGCAGCCTGAGAAACCGACGTACGAAACGAAG GAGACGGGAAAATTCGCATACGTCGTTCCGCAAGCTTACTCATCGGCGCAAGCCTACTCCGGACTAACCTACACTCCGCAAAGTCCGATTTACACCACTCAGCCCAAGGTGGCCTACACCCAAGCTTACTACGTTCAGCCCCAGTCGACCCAGTACTACCAGAGACCTGCTTACACACCCTCCCTCGCGAGCCAGGGCAACACCCTGAGCTACACTAACAGCCAACCCTTCTACGTCTTCCCCAAGTTGGCCGAGCAGTTGGCGGCCCAGATTTCGGAGCAGCAAACATCTCACAGCATCGCCCAAAGCTACTCCAAG ATTCCTCAGGAGCCACGCTACACTCTGAGCGTTCCTCAAGCTCCTGCTCAGAACTTCAAGAGCGAACAAATCACTCAGCTGCGACCGGTTTTCTCAGAAAACTTACAGTCGAATAACCACATTCACTATTCATCCGGACCAAAATCCCTGCTGGATTCTTACACGCCGAGTAACGTGATTGCGTCACACGATAGTGAGAG GTACCGAGAGAGGCCGCTACGCCTGGAGAGCGGATTTTTACCGTCCAAGGGATCGTACGCTCACTCCTACAACCAAAAGCGAAAAgctgaataa